CCCGCAGTTCTGCAAGGATCCCCTGCGCCGAGTCCTGGGCATCGGCGGTGAGACCGATCCCGCACTTGCCGCAGAAGCGGGTACCGGGCGGGTTGACAAAGTGGCACTGTTCGCACTGCACCGGCTCGGTATCCTCGTTCTCCCGGGTCCGGCCGAGGTCCACGCCGGCGAGTTCCGCGAAGGCATCGTCCACGTCTTCACCGACCAGGTGCGAAGAGCCTTCTATATTCCTTTCATGGGTCATTTTTCGGTTTTTTTGAAAAAAAATCCCATATAGTGCCCCCTTTACCCCTTTCATCTGTACAAGATTTTTATGTCACATGGGTCGGCCCCGGCATACCCCGCGAGAGGATGGATCTACCGGGCTCATCTCCGGCGGTGAAATCCGGAGCGGGCGAAAAATTATATTACTTCAGGTATAATCCTCTGCAAATGAGCGGGTCTGACCATTCTGACGGGGCGGTTTCCTCATTGCAGGCAAACCTGCTTCTCGTCGCCCTTGCGATGATCCTTGCGGTCCTTGTTCTTCTCATGTTTCATCTCCCGTCCCTCGATCTCGACATGATAGGAGCGCCCTGCATCTTCGAGATCGTCGCGATCAACCATATCGATGATGGCACACATACGCTCAACTACGATAGCCGCGTCACCCTCAGGTACAACAGCACACCGGCCTCCATGGACATCAGCGATCCCATCGATCTGATGCGGTGGTACCTCGGAACCCCCGAGGACAACGCCGACCGGACCAGAGAGTACGACAAGAGCGACCTCTCAGCGCATTTTTTCAGGAACGGCGAGCCGATATCCGCCAGCATTCCGACGATGTATGCGCATGAGTTTATATCGACGCACCACTACGGCGTCCAGACCATGAACGGCGAGAGCAGCCGCTGGTATCCGGGCCGACCTATCACCATCGACTTCACCGACGGCACCTTCAGACCCGGCGATGTCGTGCGCGTCGAAATCTATTCGAACACCGACGGCCGGCTCATCTCGGCCGACACGTATACCGCATGACGGCACGGGCGGCCAGGCGCGCCACCCGCAGGGGCTCGGGCACTCTTCCCTCCAGGGTGAACGCATCGACAACTCTTCCTGCCGTATCGTCGTCGATCCCGGCCGGTCTGATATACGCGGTATACCCGTTTGAAAGGTGAAGAGGCAGCCTCCCCCCGAGGCGGCGGTATGCCGCCACTCTCTCTTCATCGCCTGGAAAATGGGCGGCGATCTCCTCCTCCAGCCCCTCCGAATCCTCGTAGGTCACCACCACGACCGGCACCCCGGTGGCCGCATGCACCGCTGCCGGGTCGATGATATTGTACCAGGCGATGATGCAGCCCGAGAGCATGATCAGGTTGACGTCCTCCCGCTCGAAGGCGAAAAAAAGGGCGATCACCGCTGCCGTTGCATCCATGCCGCCGACCGTCACCTCCCCGATCTCGACGCCATCGATCACACGATCCCTGCGCATCACCACGCCGGCCAGCACCGATCGGTCCCGTCCCCTGAAACTCTCCGCGATCCCGAGCACGCGCAGCCCTTTCTTTGCGACATGCATGGAAGCACTTATGATTATGGATTTTTTAATAATACCTCAATGGAGATCGAAAAAGATCAGGTGTGCATCCTCATCCCCACCCTCAACGAGGCGCCGACGATCAGGGACCTTGTCCGGGCCTTTCGCGACCGGGGCTACCGCCGCATCCTGGTGATGGACGGCAACAGCACCGACGGCACGGCCGCGCGTGCCGAAGAAGCCGGGGCAGAAGTCCGGCTCCAGAGCGGGAAGGGAAAGGGCAACGCCGTCATTGAAGCCGCCGGGATCATCGATCTCCCCTATGTGCTCATGCTCGACGGCGACGGCACCTATCTTCCCGAAGATGCCGAAAAGATGCTCCTCCCTCTCTTCTCAGGTTACGACCATGTCATCGGCAACCGCCTGGCCTTCCCGGATTCGCGCGCCTTCACTCGCCTGAACCTGACCGGAAACCACCTCATCAACCACTTCTTCAGACTCGCCCACGGGCGCGATCTCAGCGACATCCTCTCAGGCTACCGGGCCTTCACCCTCGGGTCACTCAGGCAGATGAACCTGCGGGAAGCCGGATTCGAGATCGAGACCGAAATGGCGGTACAGGCCGTGAACCTCAACCAGCAGATCGCCGTCGTCCCGGTGAGATACCAGGAGCGGCCGGGCACGCCGACCAAACTCCATCCCCTCCAGGACGGCATGCGGATCCTCTCGGCGATCTACCGGTTCGCAAAGACGAACAACCCGCTCTTTTATTTCGGCCTGATCGGCGCCTGCCTCACCCTTGCCGGCGGGGTGCTGGCGATCTACGTGCTCGTCGAGTGGCTCAACCACATCGAGCACATCCCCCTCACCATCCTCACCGTCCTCTTAATCATGGTCGGGATCGAGATCTTCATGTTCGGGGTGATCGGCGACATGCTCCTCGCCTTTCACCGCGAGGTGGTCAGGGAGATTCAGCGGATGCAGCCGCCGAAAAAACCTGAATAGGCGATCACGCGGCAGGCGTGCTCGGCAAGGGAGGTATAGAGATACGCCTCTTCCACACTCTTTCCTGTAGCAAACGTGCCGTGACCGCGCGCGATCACGAGACGGCCGTCCCTGCCGAGCGCCGCCGCCACGTTGTCGGCCAGCTCCTGCGTGCCGGGCGCACCGCCGACCACCGGGATCACCGGACAGAGCATCTGCCCCTCGGAGTCACGCGGGACCACCCGGTCAAGGGCAAGGGAAGCCGCCACCGCATAGGGTGGGTGGGCATGCACGATCGCCCGGTGCTGTGAACAACGGTAGATCGCCTGGTGCACGCGGTACTCGCTCGATGCTCCGGCCGGTGCCGGCCCCTCAAGGGGTGCAAGAACCAGGTCGCCCGGATCGTCGAGGTAGGTCCCGGTCCCGGTGATCACAAACCCGTCCTCTTCTCTCCTGCTCATATTCCCGAAATTTCCACCGACAAGCCCTTCGGTAAAGAGCCTCACGCCAATTCTTACAAAATCTTTATCCTGCATTCTTCGCACCTCTTTTTTCCGCAGAACTCTTTTGCATACTCGACGATCCAGCCGTGCGCCTGTGCGTGGGCAGTCGCCTCTGCCGGCAGCACCCGCTCGAACAGATCTTTAAGATCCCGGTACGATCCTGAAATCCCCATGCACCCGCAGATGCGTCTGGTATATGCATCGATCACAAACGACGCCCGGCCAAACCCATAGCAGAGGATGCTGTCCGCCGTCTCCTCGCCGACACCGTGCACCGCAAGAAGCGCCTCCCGCAGGTCTGCCGTCGGCATCTCTCCAAGCGTCCGGATGCCGCCCGATTCCTGCACCATCAAAGAGACTGCCTTGAGACGCCGCGTTTTCACCCGGTAAAACCCTGCCGGGCGGATCTGCTCCTCGATCACGGCAGTATCGGC
Above is a window of Methanofollis tationis DNA encoding:
- the aglJ gene encoding S-layer glycoprotein N-glycosyltransferase AglJ, producing the protein MEIEKDQVCILIPTLNEAPTIRDLVRAFRDRGYRRILVMDGNSTDGTAARAEEAGAEVRLQSGKGKGNAVIEAAGIIDLPYVLMLDGDGTYLPEDAEKMLLPLFSGYDHVIGNRLAFPDSRAFTRLNLTGNHLINHFFRLAHGRDLSDILSGYRAFTLGSLRQMNLREAGFEIETEMAVQAVNLNQQIAVVPVRYQERPGTPTKLHPLQDGMRILSAIYRFAKTNNPLFYFGLIGACLTLAGGVLAIYVLVEWLNHIEHIPLTILTVLLIMVGIEIFMFGVIGDMLLAFHREVVREIQRMQPPKKPE
- a CDS encoding aldolase, whose amino-acid sequence is MQDKDFVRIGVRLFTEGLVGGNFGNMSRREEDGFVITGTGTYLDDPGDLVLAPLEGPAPAGASSEYRVHQAIYRCSQHRAIVHAHPPYAVAASLALDRVVPRDSEGQMLCPVIPVVGGAPGTQELADNVAAALGRDGRLVIARGHGTFATGKSVEEAYLYTSLAEHACRVIAYSGFFGGCIR
- a CDS encoding endonuclease dU gives rise to the protein MHVAKKGLRVLGIAESFRGRDRSVLAGVVMRRDRVIDGVEIGEVTVGGMDATAAVIALFFAFEREDVNLIMLSGCIIAWYNIIDPAAVHAATGVPVVVVTYEDSEGLEEEIAAHFPGDEERVAAYRRLGGRLPLHLSNGYTAYIRPAGIDDDTAGRVVDAFTLEGRVPEPLRVARLAARAVMRYTCRPR
- a CDS encoding endonuclease III domain-containing protein → MSPEERVSVLLDLLRRRYGRIVWWDASPEEVIIGAVLTQQTRWENVEQALENLGKVGICSTEGITAADTAVIEEQIRPAGFYRVKTRRLKAVSLMVQESGGIRTLGEMPTADLREALLAVHGVGEETADSILCYGFGRASFVIDAYTRRICGCMGISGSYRDLKDLFERVLPAEATAHAQAHGWIVEYAKEFCGKKRCEECRIKIL